From a single Accipiter gentilis chromosome 8, bAccGen1.1, whole genome shotgun sequence genomic region:
- the LOC126042088 gene encoding complexin-3-like — protein sequence MASFFTAALKSFQRGEQEPPKGPPKDGKVATLPNGMAREEFEEYQQQLLEEKMERDKAFVRRKAERATVRMHLRDKYHLAQDERDDAQLHIAGGAVELPQELAAMVHSEEEEEEEEDGGVGAFAFLTKLREVDLPALRDRALGSVDEVKEKCTLM from the exons ATGGCATCCTTCTTCACGGCCGCCctgaagagctttcagagggGTGAGCAGGAGCCGCCCAAGGGGCCCCCCAAGGATGGCAAGGTGGCCACACTGCCCAACGGCATGGCCCGCGAGGAGTTTGAGGAgtaccagcagcagctgctggaggagaa GATGGAGCGGGACAAGGCCTTTGTGCGGAGGAAGGCAGAACGGGCCACTGTACGGATGCATCTGCGGGACAAGTACCACCTGGCCCAG GATGAACGGGATGATGCTCAACTGCACATTGCCGGTGGTGCGGTGGAGCTGCCGCAGGAGCTGGCTGCCATGGTGCACAgcgaggaggaagaagaggaggaggaggatggcggtGTCGGGGCCTTTGCCTTCCTGACAAAGCTGCGGGAGGTTGACCTGCCGGCGCTGCGGGACCGCGCGTTGGGCAGCGTGGACGAGGTGAAGGAGAAGTGCACCCTGATGTAG
- the MATK gene encoding megakaryocyte-associated tyrosine-protein kinase, with the protein MSGKHWPPGTQCVAKHDHTKPKAQELAFRKGDVVTIIEAVEGKGCYRARHNETGQEGLLAASALRERGAIRVDPKLSLMPWFHGKISGVEAVQELQPPEDGLFLVRESVRHPGDYVLCVSFGKEVIHYRVVHEENTLSIDSQQYFSNLIDMIEHYMKEQGAICTKLVKPKPKTGMKSAEEELAKAGWLLNLQHLTLGDRIGQGEFGDVLQGEYMGQKVAVKNIKCDVTAQAFLAETAAMTKVRHKNLVCLRGVILHNGLYIVMEFMSKGNLVNFLRTRGRALVPTQQLLLFALDVAQGMDYLESKKLVHRDLAARNILISEENVAKVSDFGLARVNPKGADATLLPVKWTAPEALKHNKFSSKSDVWSYGILLWETFSFGRAPYPKLSLKEVTELLEQGYRMEPPEGCLPAVYALMKSCWELEPGKRPSFKKITEKLQKELKHLRDV; encoded by the exons ATGTCTGGG AAACACTGGCCCCCCGGGACGCAGTGCGTCGCCAAGCATGACCACACCAAGCCCAAGGCCCAGGAGCTGGCCTTCCGCAAGGGCGACGTGGTCACCATCATCGAGGCCGTGGAG GGCAAGGGCTGCTACCGTGCCAGACacaacgagacaggacaggaggGGCTGCTGGCGGCCAGCGCGCTGCGGGAGCGTGGTGCCATCCGTGTCGACCCCAAACTCAGCCTCATGCC CTGGTTCCACGGGAAGATCTCAGGGGTGGAGGCagtgcaggagctgcagccccccgAGGACGGGCTGTTCCTGGTGCGCGAGTCTGTCCGGCACCCCGGCGACTACGTGCTGTGCGTGAGCTTCGGCAAGGAGGTGATCCACTACCGCGTGGTGCATGAGGAGAACACGCTCAGCATCGACAGCCAGCAGTACTTCTCCAACCTCATTGACATGATCGAG CACTACATGAAGGAGCAGGGAGCCATCTGCACCAAGCTGGTGAAGCCCAAACCAAAAACCGGGATGAAGTCAGCTGAGGAGGAGTTGGCGAAAG CTGGTTGGTTGCTGAACCTGCAGCACCTCACCCTGGGAGACCGCATCGGGCAAGGCGAGTTTGGAG ATGTCCTGCAGGGTGAGTATATGGGGCAGAAGGTGGCTGTGAAGAACATCAAGTGTGACGTGACCGCCCAGGCCTTCCTCGCCGAAACGGCTGCCATGAC GAAGGTCCGGCACAAAAACCTGGTGTGTTTGCGTGGTGTGATCCTGCACAATGGCCTCTACATTGTCATGGAGTTCATGAGCAAG GGCAACCTGGTGAACTTCTTGCGCACACGGGGCCGGGCGCTTGTCCcaacccagcagctcctcctgtttgctcT GGATGTGGCTCAGGGCATGGACTACCTGGAGTCCAAGAAGCTGGTGCACAGGGACCTGGCTGCCCGCAACATCCTCATCTCTGAGGAGAACGTGGCCAAAGTGAGCGATTTCGGCTTGGCGCGGGTCAATCCCAAGGGTGCCGATGCCACTTTGCTGCCCGTGAAGTGGACGGCCCCGGAGGCCCTGAAACACAAC AAATTCTCCTCCAAGTCGGATGTGTGGAGCTATGGGATCCTCCTGTGGGAAACCTTCTCCTTCGGACGGGCACCGTACCCTAAACTG AGCCTGAAGGAGGTGacggagctgctggagcagggttACCGCATGGAGCCCCCcgagggctgcctgcctgccgtCTATGCCCTGATGAagagctgctgggagctggagcCGGGCAAGCGGCCATCCTTCAAGAAAATcacagagaagctgcagaaggaGCTGAAGCACCTGAGGGATGTTTAA